The nucleotide sequence TAAACAAAGCCTTAGTCCAGTGGGTAAGAAACAAGTACAAGAAAAGGAGAGGCCTCACAAAAGCGGGTAAATGGCTCCAAGCTCTTGCTCGCAGGGAGCCTCATCTATTTTTACACTGGACAATGGGGATATTCTATATGGCTGGATAATGGGAGCCGGATGAATCGAGAGGTTCAAGTCCGGTTCTGAGAGAGCCTGGGGGTGAAATCCCCCTGGGCTACTCACCGAACGAGGATCTGTTCTTCGTTCTTGGCCAAGATCAAAACCAAGAGCGAGATCCTGGCCAAAGCATGCCAGATGACATTAAGGACTGTCATCCCGTGATGGTTCTGCACGGGATCTCGTATCTAAGACCCGCTTTACGCTTAAGAACGAAGACCCGCTGATCGCTGCAAAGAGCCGAGAAAGAGCATTTACGAGAGGTCGCTGCGCTCACGAGAAGACGAGAGCACCGTCTCGCGCTCCTTAACCAAGAACCTGGACGCGTAGCGTCGGAACGAAGAATTGCTCTTTCAAAGAACAGTTCCTAAGGCTCTTGCCAGACCTTAGACCCCACACCCCAGACCCGGCTCATTTTACGACGACGACGTTATCATTGTGCTTGACATGGATCACCTAAAAATATAAAATATTTATACTATATGCCACTAGATGTCAAGTAACGGAGAGGAGATCAAGTGAGATTAGAACTTTTTTTTGAAGAATCACCGGTCTTCACGACTCATGAACTGAAAGAATTTCTGAAGAAGAATGAAGCGAAGAGTCTTGAGAACTACAGCGTTCTTCTGAATTATCACGTTAAGAGAGGCCGGGTCCTCAAAATCTGTCGTGGTCTCTACGCAGTGGTACCCCTAAACCAGAAGGCAGAACAATTCGCCCCGGATTCATTTCTCATTGCAGCAAAGAGAACAGAGGATGCGATTCTTGCCTATCATACGGCTCAGGAATTCAATGGGAATACCTACTCGCTTTTCAGTACCAGAACATTCTTAACTATGAAGAGTGTGCATCCTTTAGTGTTCAGGGAAATCGAATACATACCGACTCACCCTTCTCAGAAGCTGCTTCGCTCAGACAGCTACTTCCTACTCACGGAACAAGTGGATATAAACGGTATAAACGTTCTTATAACCAGTAGAGAAAGAACCTTTGTAGATATGCTCGATAGACCCAATCTATGTGGCGGAATTGAAGAGGTCTGGCGTTCCCTCAAAACGACCGAGTATCTAAACATCGAAAACCTGCTGAAGTATCTGAGAGCGCTTGACAACTCTACCACGAGCGCCAAAGTAGGCTTCTTCTTACAAAGACATCCGAAAATCACAAACAATGACCAGACTCTATTGAGAGAACTGAAAAAAATGATCCCCGTTTCGCTGCATTACTTTGATCGATCACGAGTTGACAGAGCTAGGTTGGTAAAGGAATGGAATCTCGTAATTCCTGAATACATATTGAATGAAAGCTGGGAAGAACAATGAGAATATCCAGGGAGACTCTGTCCAGATTATCCGGTCAGACGGGTTATCGGCAGGAGATTATTGAGAAAGTCTCTCTACTGCTTTCATGGCTTGATCGCGCATCAAATATCGATCGACTTGCAGGAAGTTTCGCCCTAAAGGGGGGAACGGCAATAAATCTGTTCTTCCTGGAAATTCCAAGATTGTCGGTAGATATAGATATCAACTATATTGGATCACCCACTCGAGAAGAACTCGACCGTGACAGAAACGGTTTTGAGAACATCATAGAATCAGTATGCCTTGAAGAGAGCCTGTCCATAAGAAACAAAAGGGATTCACAAGCGGCCACCTCTTATTCATTGAGGTACGTAAGCTCCCTATCTTCTGGAGGAAACCTGTCTGTTGACATAAACTACATGATGAGGGTTCCACTGTTTGAAATAGAAACAATGGATTCAAGGCAGCTAGGTAGTCAAATAGCTCGCAGAGTTCCATTAGTAAACAAGC is from Mesotoga sp. UBA6090 and encodes:
- a CDS encoding type IV toxin-antitoxin system AbiEi family antitoxin domain-containing protein, translated to MRLELFFEESPVFTTHELKEFLKKNEAKSLENYSVLLNYHVKRGRVLKICRGLYAVVPLNQKAEQFAPDSFLIAAKRTEDAILAYHTAQEFNGNTYSLFSTRTFLTMKSVHPLVFREIEYIPTHPSQKLLRSDSYFLLTEQVDINGINVLITSRERTFVDMLDRPNLCGGIEEVWRSLKTTEYLNIENLLKYLRALDNSTTSAKVGFFLQRHPKITNNDQTLLRELKKMIPVSLHYFDRSRVDRARLVKEWNLVIPEYILNESWEEQ
- a CDS encoding nucleotidyl transferase AbiEii/AbiGii toxin family protein — encoded protein: MRISRETLSRLSGQTGYRQEIIEKVSLLLSWLDRASNIDRLAGSFALKGGTAINLFFLEIPRLSVDIDINYIGSPTREELDRDRNGFENIIESVCLEESLSIRNKRDSQAATSYSLRYVSSLSSGGNLSVDINYMMRVPLFEIETMDSRQLGSQIARRVPLVNKLEVFASKIAACFSRETSRDLYDVYLLDKQIYTLDLEKLRLAFTVFGGMNRKNWLEIDVKSLRVNKNDLKKRLLPLLRGTLDKEKLDTLASDIERSCQRVVSYLLPLKDNEREFLRILNEKGEIRPEIITDDKELADRIKKLPMLKWKALNVRQTYQR